The Acidobacteriota bacterium genome contains the following window.
TGGCCGACGTCCTGAGCTATCTCTACTACCTGCGGCTGTTCGACGAGCCGGGAAACGCCGTCCGCGGCGCCGACACGTTCGCGCGGCTGGAGTGCGGCAGCTGCCACACGCTCGGCGGGCGCGGCGGGAACACCGCGGGTCCGCTGGACCGGTTTGGCGCGTATCCCTCTCCCACCCCGCTCGCCCAGGCCATGTGGAATGCCGGACCGCGGATGCAGCAGGAGCAGCTGCGCCGCGGGAGAGACATTCCGCAGTTCACCGGCCACGAGATGGCCGATCTCCAGGCCTACATTCGCTCGGAAGGGCGTCGCGCGGGACGCGAGGTGGACCTGCAGCCGTTGCCGAGCCCGGGCCGCGGCGCCGAGGTGTACCGGCGCAAGCAATGCGGCACGTGTCACGACAGCCGCGGCGGGCGCGCCCCGGACATCACGCGGGCGGCCCTGTCGAAGACCGCGTCGGAGATCACGGGACTGCTCTGGAACCACAGCTACGCGATGGGCGCGATGATGCGCGCGCGCGGCGTGCCGTTCCCCCACTTCAGCGGCAGCGACCTCTCGGATCTGGTCGCGTACCTGTACTTCCGCGGCTACCTCGGCGACGAAGGGGTCGCCACGAGGGGCGCGGCGGTGTTCAAGAACAAGGGGTGCGCCGGCTGTCACGGCGCCGGGATCGCCGGAGCGCCTGACCTCGCCTCAGCGCTGAAGCGCGCGGACCGCCCCGGCCTTGCCGCCGCGATGTGGAATCACGCCCCGCAGATGCATCGCCTGATGGCGGAGAAAGCGCCGTTCTGGCCCAAGTTCGAGCCAGGCGACATGCGTGATCTGGCCGCGTACCTCCGCCGCCTTGCAACCTCGCCGGAGAACGCGGCCCGAAGTGGAAAGTCGAAGTCGTAGAGCACGTGTGAAGGAGGCCGATATGCGCCGTGCCATTCCCGGAGTGTTCCTGAGTGCGGTCGTGATCGCGTGGCTGGCCGCCTCGGGGTGGGTCCTCACGGCGTCCGCCACGCCCGCCCAGCAGGCGGCAGCGCCCGAAACGGCAGGAGGAACCTACGCCGGAACCGAGGTGTGCCTCACCTGCCATACCGAAAAAGCGGACAGCCTGAAGGGCACGCCGCACGGGCGCGCGTCGAATCCGCGCAGCCCGCTGGCCGGACAAGGATGCGAAGCGTGCCACGGCCCCGGCAAGGCCCACGCCGAGGCCGGAGACGCGACGCTCATCCGGCGGTTCGGCAACGGCGGCCTGGCGCCACGCGCCTCCGCCGAAGTCTGCACGGCCTGCCACGTCCGCGGCACCCATGCCCTCTGGACCGGGAGCCAGCACGAGCAGCGCAACGTCGGGTGCGTCACGTGCCACAGCGTGCACAGCCCCCGCGGTGACAAGCAGATCAAGGCGGCCACGCAGCCGGAGCTGTGCGGCGGCTGTCACCGGCAGATGGCGAACAAGTTTTATCGCTTCAATCACATGCCCGTGCGCGAGGGCAAGATGGTCTGCTCGTCGTGCCACAACCCGCACGGCTCGAGCAACGTCAAGCTGCTCAAGGCGGGGACGACGGTCGACCAGGCGTGCACGAGCTGTCACGCGGAAAAGCGCGGCCCGTATCTCTGGGAGCACGCGCCGGTGACCAATTCCTGCGTGACGTGTCACGACCCGCACGGATCGAACAACGAGCGGCTGCTCGTGGCCAAGGTGCCCTTCCTGTGCCAGAGGTGCCACGTCACGGCCCGGCACCCGCCGACGGTCTACGAGGGCTTCGCCTTGAGGAACACCACAAGCGCCAACCGGCTGATCGGCTCCGGCTGCGTCGTCTGCCACGTGCAAATCCACGGGTCGAACGCGCCGTCCGGGAAGTACTTCCATCGCTAGTGCGAGGAGGATTGCGATGCGTAACACACTGACGATGGCCATTGCCGGATCCCTGCTGGCGTCCGTGGCGTCGGCGCAGCAGCCGCCGCCGCCGCCGGCGTTCATCCCCACCGCAGGCTGGGCGGGCTCGATCGACTTCGGCGCGCGGCTGAACGCGGTGACGGGCGACCAGGCGCGCTTCGAACGGTTCGGCGACGTGCGCGACGGCGCGTCCACCCGGATCACCCTCGGCAAGGAGACCGCGCAGTATGCCTTCAGCGCGGAGATTTCCAACATCGGGTACAGAGACCAGCGATACGAGGCGAGCTACGATCGCCAGGGGCGGGTGAAATTCACGTTCCTGTGGGACTCCACCCCGTTCAACTACGCCTACAACTCCTCGACGCCGTGGGTCGAGCAGTCTCCCGGCGTGTTCACGCTCGATCGAACGGCGCGGCTGCTGGTGCAGAACCGGGCGCCGGGGGTGGTTGGCGTCGCGGCCAGTGCGGCGCAGCTCGCGACCCCGTCGATTTTCCGGGACCTCGCCTCGCCGCTCGACATCCAGTCGCGGCGCGACACGGCGAGCTTCGCCGGGACGTTGATGGCCACCCGCGAGCTGGCCATCAACTTCTCGTTCGCGTCGACCAACAGGACCGGGCACGAGCCGAAAGGGGCCTCGTTCGGGTTCAACGTGGCGAGCCAGGTGGCGGCCCCGATCGACACCCGCACCAACGACCTCTCGGCCGCCGCCGAGTGGCTTGGCCGGCAGGCGATGTTCCGCGTCGCGTGGGACGGCTCCTGGTTCAGGAACGGCATCCATGAACTGCTGGTCGACAACCCGGTGCGAGCCGATGACACCAGTCCTATCGACTACAGCGGGTATGCGAGCGGGCGAGGGGCGGCGCAGAGCCGCTTCGCGGCGGCTCCAGACAACAGCCTCAATACGATCAGCGCGACGGGACTCTACAAGCTGCCGGGACACAGCAACGTGAACGGCACGGTCTCGTTCGCGACCATGCGGCAGAACGACACGCTGATCCCGTGGACGAGCAGCAAGGTGATCGACAGCCCGGCGGTGTTCGCGCTGTTCCCGGGGCTCGCGAGCCTGCCGCGGAGCACGGCGGACGCCAAGGTGGAAGCGGTCAACGCCCTGCTCACCTACACCACGAGGCCGAACCGGTTCTTCGGCTTCACGACGCGCTACCGGTACAACGACCATCGGAACCTGACGCCCATGTTCGACGGCACCGACTACGTCCGCATGGACGCGGTCCCGGAGGAAACCGGCGGTCCGACCCGCCCGTTCAACGTCAGGCAGAGCACGTTCGACGTGAACGCCAGCTTCAACGTGGCGCCGCGCACGGACCTCCGGCTCGGCTACACGCTGGACGACGCCAAGCGGACGGGGCGGGAACTCAGCGACAGCACGGACTACACGTTCCGCGCCACGCTCGACACGGTGGGCGGGCCGTACGTCATGGTGCGCCTGATTTACGAGAACTCGCATCGGGTCGGCACCGGCCTCTCGCTGGAGACGCTCGAGGAGGCCGGTTTCCAGCCGGGCCTGCGGACCTACGACGTCGCCGATCGCGACCGGGACCGTGGCTGGCTGGTGGTCACGCTCACCCCGGCGTCCATCTTCGACGTCAGCTTCTCGCTCGCGGCCGCCCGGGATCGATACCGCGGCGACGGCCACCAGTTCGGGCTGCTGGACAACGACAACACCGTCTTCAACGTCACGGCCAACCTCCGGCCGGTCGAGAAGGTGCTGCTCGGCGCCAACTACGGCCGCGATTCGTACGACGCGCTGATGAAGGCGCGCAACGCGAGCCCGCTGGGCACCGACTACGGGAGCTGGATCGATCCGAACCGCGACTGGCTGCTGGACCAGGACGAGAAGGTCGACAACGTGAGCGTGTACCTCGACCTGCTCCAGGCGATCGCGCGCACCGACATCCGCCTGAGTTACGACTACAGCGACTCGAACAACGCGTACATCCACAGCGGCCCGCGCATCCAGGAGCTGATGACGTCCACGGCGTTCAGGCCGGGGGCGCCCAGGCCGTGCACGGCGCCGCTCACGTCCTGCTTCGAGCCGCTGCCGACCATTACCAACACGTGGCAGCGCCTGAAGGCGGACGTGACCTACATGTTCAGCCGCAGCGCGGGCCTCGGGTTCGGCTACTGGTTCGAGAAGTTCGACGTCAGCGATTACGCGACCGTCGATTTGCAACCCGGCACACCCCGGATCGACTACCTCGGCGTCATCGGCACCGGATACGGGAACCGGCCCTACAAGGCGAACACGGGATTCTTCCGGATCCTCTATCTGTTCTGATGACGCCGTCTGGAGGACACTCGCTATGCGCCCGAACGTGTTGATGCTCGTCGTCGCGGGACTGCTGTGGCCCGCCGCCGCGTGGTCGCAGGATGCTCTGGTTCAAAAGGGACAGCAGCTCTACGCCGCCCAGAAGTGCACGATGTGTCATTCGGTGGCGGGCAAGGGAAACCCGAAGGGTTCTCTCGATCACGTCGGCTCGAAGTGGAAGGCCGAGGAGCTGCGCGAGTGGATCGTGAACTGGAAGGAGATGGCGGCCAAGCACCAGGTGACCCGAAAGCCCCCGATGCTTGACTACTCGAAGCTTCCAAAAGCGGACGTGGACGCGCTGATCGCGTACCTCCAGACGCTCAAGTGACGTTCGCCGGCGACGGCGCAGAAGGCACGGGCTCAACGGTGGCCGGGCCTTCTGCCCGCGCGCCGGTCAGCGCCACGAGGCTCACGGTCGCGCCGGCCCGGGCGATCCGAATGGCGGCGCGCGCCATCACGAACAGCTGCTGCAGCACGATTGCCGCCACGATGCCCGCCCAGGCGCGCGTCGGGATCGCGCCGGCAAGGGCCGCGTAGAGCGCGAGCACGGCGACCAACAGGACGCCCAAGGCCAGATAGATCCCCGCGACCGCGCCGATGTGGCGCAGCACGACGCGCGCGGCGCCCAGCCAGGCGCGCAGCATGCCGCGCGTCTCGGTCGCAGCGGTCGCGACCCTCGCGCGCGCCACCTCCAGCACCGCCATCACAAACGCCACCAGCGCCCCGTACACGACGAAGCGGCCGAAGCCGAACGCGATCGACGCGCGCTCCCAGCTCGACTCGGAAAGCGGCGTCGCGATCGGGCGCGTGATCGCCGCGGCCGCTACGACGAGCACCACGGCGGCCACCGCGCTGATGACGAGCAGGCGGAGGAACCGGCCGAAGAAATGCCCGGCGCCGCGAAAGAATCGGTGCAGCAGCGGCCGGTCGTCGCGCGACACGATCACCTCCAGCACGCCCGCGGCCACCAGGGGATTGCTGATGAGGCCGACCGCGGCGAGGCCGAGCACCGCGCCGTTCAGCGCCAACATCGGCGAAAAGCGATCGTACTGCACCAGCTCCGCGGCCAGCCCGAGGAAAAACCGGTCGAGCAGACGATCGGCCCAGGGCGAGTCGTTGAACGCGGCGCCGAGCCAGCGCCAGGTCGCAGCGCCCGCCGCGAGCGCACCGAGCGTGCTCCACGCCCACAGCGTTGCCACCAGCTTGCCGTTGCCCGAGAGGGCGCGCGATCCGGAACGAAGGCAGGTCGTCATCATGGCAGCCCCCTCAGAAACCCATCACGGTCGCGAGGACGTTCTGAACCCAGAACATGACCCGCGTCGACCACCGCGTGCTGACGCGGCTGTCGGAATCGACGCGCCGCGCGTTGTTCAGGTAGTCCACGTCGAGCGGGACCTTGCGGTCGGGATCGACGTCCGCCCACTCGAGCTTCTCCCGGGTGGTCGTCCGGATCTTCAGCCAGCGATCGCGCCCATCCCACGTTCGCCGATCGATCCGGCCGCCCGCGTAGTGCAACGCAATCTGCACCGGAAAGACGATGTCCCCCTTGCGCTGGACCAGCACTTCCGACTCCCACGGCAGGTTGCTGTCATTCCGCTCCCTGTCGCGCGCCTCGGCGGCCTTCGTCGTCGTCCTTCCCTTCGGTCCGTCGATGACGCCTGCCGGCACCGTCGCCGTGCGCGATCTGACCGCGGCGACCGCGTAGTCAAGGACGCCCGTGCCCTTCACCGTCTGGTCGAAGAACCAGCCGAGGTCCCTGCCGGACACCTCGTTGGCGACGCGGAAGAAGTCGTCGCTGGAGGGATGCTTGAACCGCCAGCGCTCGTGGTAGGTCCGCATCACGCGCGCCATGGTTTCCTCGCCGAGATGACCCTCGAGCGTGCGCAGCACCAGCTCCGTCTTCGCGTAGGACGAAAACGAGTACGCGCCGCCCGACTCGAACTTCCACGACGGCGTCAGGATCGGATCGGACTTGCGGTTCGGGCTGTTCTGCGCGCGTGCCATCTCGAGGCCGCCGATGCGAAGCAGGCCCGCGATGTTCGCGACCGACGCGTCGCGGCCGTGGACCTTCTCCCCGATCTTGCCGGTCGAATACGAGTTGAATCCCTCGTCCAGCCACGATTCTTCGAACTCGTTGCTCGCCACGAGCCCGTACCAGAACTGGTGCCCGAACTCGTGGACCGTCACTTCCTCGACCGCGTTCACCCCATTGAGCGGACCGCGGTTCAGCAGCGCGGAGGTTCCCGCGGTAATCAGCGTCGGATACTCCATGCCGCCCGCGCCGGCGGCGCCGAAGGCGGGGTCGACCACGGTGAGGGTCTTGTAGGGATAGCGGCCGTACCACAGGCCGAAGTACTTGATGGCGTCCATCGCGGCCTTGAAGTGGCGCTCGGCCTGCACCAGGCGGGGCCGATGAACGAGCAGGATGGTCTCGACGTCGGATAACCGGACTTCGTCGAGCGATCGTCCGAGCAGCCGCGCGGCGTCCTGGTACTCCTTCGGCGTGACGTCGCGCGCCGCGGAGAATGTTCGCCGCAGTTCGACGTACTCCGGATCGGCCGTCCACGCGAAATCGTGCACGTCGTCCTGTGCGTGGACGAACGTGACGGTCCCGTCCTTGTTCTCCGTCGTGGACACGCGAGCGCCGGTTGCGCCGACCACAAAGCCGTTCGGCACGGTGATCGCGACGCGGTACGTGCCGAAGTCCGCGTAGAACTCGGAGTTGGCGTGGAACTGGTGGCAATTCCAGCCCCCCGTCGCCCGGCCCCGCATGCCCGCCGGCTCGTACACGCCGAGTTTCGGGAACCACTGCCCGACCATGTAGAAGTTGCGCTTGTACCCCGTGCGCGCGAACACCTCGGGCAGCTGCGCGCGGAACTCCACGTCCACCGCGACGCTTCCGCCGGGCGGCACCGCCGAGGGCAGCGGCACGCGCATCACCGTCTGATCCCCCGCGTTGTCATCGTCGGGGTGCTCGAAGGTTGCGCCGTGGAGCAGGTCGGCGCCGTTGGCGACGCGCATCGACGTGATGTCAATCCAGCCCCACGAGTCGCGCGTCATCCGGTCGCCGCGGAGCTGGCCGCCGGATTCGCGCACGAAGGTCGTGCGCGTGTTCTTGAACGCGTTCAGGTACAGGTGGAACCAGAGGTCGTTGACGGCGTCGGTCGATGGATTCTTCCAGACGATGTGCTCGCGGCCGATCAACTGCTTGCTGCCGGCATCGAGCCTGACGTCGATTCGGTACTCGACGATTCTCTGCGCGCGATCGGGGAGCGGATCGGCCTCAAGCAGCGGCGGGCAGGCTGTCGCCGCCAGGAAAAACAGACAGGAAATGTGCCGCATGCGACGCATTTAACCACAGGAGAGCTACCCGCGCAGCGCGAAGTTCACTTCGACGGTGAGAACCACTTTGACGGGCTGGTCGTCGAGGATCGACGGCGAGAACCGCCACTGCTTCACGGCGTCGAGCGCGGCTTCGTCGAGGAGCGCCACGGAGCGGAGCACGCGGGCGTCCTGCACGCGCCCTCCTTCGTCAATCAGGATTTCCAGAATCACGACCCCTTCGATCCGGGCCTGGCGGGCGGCTTCAGGATAGAGCGGATCGACGTGCCTCGTCTTGCGCGGTGACGGGATACCGGCACGCACGGCTTCGCGCCACGGACGCGGCAGCGGCGCGGCCGAGGACGGGGGCGGCGGCGCGACCATCGACCGCCGCGGCGGAGAAGCCGGCTGCGGGCCGCCGATCAGCAGCACGGCGACAAAGAGCGCGCCGCCAAAGAAGATCCGCGCCTGCCCCAGCCGGCTCATGGCACGCCGGCGGACCAGTCACGTACGGCCCGCGCGGCCACCTCCGGGCAGTCGGAGATCACGGCGTCCACGCCCCATCCGAGCAGGCGCGCGACGTCGTGCGGCGTGTCCACGGTCCACACCTGGACGGCAAGCCCGGCGGCATGCGCCATCTTGACGAACCGTTTCGACACGACCCGCTGGCCGGATGTCAGCTCCGGAACCTGGAAGGCCCTGTAGCCCGCCCAGAACGGGGCGATCCCCGCGTAGCTCGCGTACAACGCCAGGCGCGTCTCGTCGCGGGCCGATCCGGTGGGAATCCGCGGCTCGTACCGCCGCACGGCTTTGAGCGGCGTCGCGTGAAACGAACCCAGCGCGACGCGCTCGATGGCGCCCGCCTCCCGGACGAGATTCGCGACCCGAAGAGCGAGATCGGCGCTGGCGTCCTTCATCTCGATGATCAGGGCCGCGTCGCGGTATCGCTCCAGGACCGTGCGCAACCGGGGGACGCCGTCTCCCGATCCGAGGACGTTGAACCGCTCGAGCTCGGCGGCCGAATACGCGCTGACGGCCCCTCGGTGGTTTGTCGTGCGATCGACGGTGGGATCGTGGATGACGACGACCTCGCCGTCGCCCGACAGGCGCACGTCGAGCTCGAGCCCGTCCGCGCCGGCCGCCAAGCCGCCGTCGAACGCGGCGATTGTATTCTCGGGTCCGGCCTTCGCGCCACCCCGGTGCGCGAAGACCAGCGGGCGTGAGCCCCGCAGCGCTCGGTGCATGCGCCCATCCTACCTCCTACCTCCCACCTCCTACCTCCTGCTAAGATGCATCCATGGCCGCGAACACCCGGGGAGAACTCCGTCGTGCTGTCGATTCGGGCAGCGTCCCGTCCCGAACCGTCAAGGACGAGCTACGCGAAAACCTGATCGAGAAGCTGCGGGCCGGCGCGCCGCTCTTCCCCGGGATCGTGGGTTACGACGAGTCGGTCGTGCCGCAGATCGTCAACGCCATCCTCTCGCGCCACAATTTCATCCTGCTTGGCCTGCGCGGCCAGGCGAAGACGCGCATGCTCCGCGCGCTCGTCGATCTCCTGGACCGCGAGATCGCGGTCGTCCCCGGGTGCGAGATCCACGACGATCCGCTTGCGCCGATCTGCGGCGCGTGCCGGGCTCGCGTCCAGGCGGAGGGTGACTCGATGCCGGTCGCGTGGCTGCCGCGCGCGCGCCGCTACGTGGAAAAACTCGCGACGCCGGACGTGACGATCG
Protein-coding sequences here:
- a CDS encoding M1 family metallopeptidase, producing MRHISCLFFLAATACPPLLEADPLPDRAQRIVEYRIDVRLDAGSKQLIGREHIVWKNPSTDAVNDLWFHLYLNAFKNTRTTFVRESGGQLRGDRMTRDSWGWIDITSMRVANGADLLHGATFEHPDDDNAGDQTVMRVPLPSAVPPGGSVAVDVEFRAQLPEVFARTGYKRNFYMVGQWFPKLGVYEPAGMRGRATGGWNCHQFHANSEFYADFGTYRVAITVPNGFVVGATGARVSTTENKDGTVTFVHAQDDVHDFAWTADPEYVELRRTFSAARDVTPKEYQDAARLLGRSLDEVRLSDVETILLVHRPRLVQAERHFKAAMDAIKYFGLWYGRYPYKTLTVVDPAFGAAGAGGMEYPTLITAGTSALLNRGPLNGVNAVEEVTVHEFGHQFWYGLVASNEFEESWLDEGFNSYSTGKIGEKVHGRDASVANIAGLLRIGGLEMARAQNSPNRKSDPILTPSWKFESGGAYSFSSYAKTELVLRTLEGHLGEETMARVMRTYHERWRFKHPSSDDFFRVANEVSGRDLGWFFDQTVKGTGVLDYAVAAVRSRTATVPAGVIDGPKGRTTTKAAEARDRERNDSNLPWESEVLVQRKGDIVFPVQIALHYAGGRIDRRTWDGRDRWLKIRTTTREKLEWADVDPDRKVPLDVDYLNNARRVDSDSRVSTRWSTRVMFWVQNVLATVMGF
- a CDS encoding DmsE family decaheme c-type cytochrome, which gives rise to MRRAIPGVFLSAVVIAWLAASGWVLTASATPAQQAAAPETAGGTYAGTEVCLTCHTEKADSLKGTPHGRASNPRSPLAGQGCEACHGPGKAHAEAGDATLIRRFGNGGLAPRASAEVCTACHVRGTHALWTGSQHEQRNVGCVTCHSVHSPRGDKQIKAATQPELCGGCHRQMANKFYRFNHMPVREGKMVCSSCHNPHGSSNVKLLKAGTTVDQACTSCHAEKRGPYLWEHAPVTNSCVTCHDPHGSNNERLLVAKVPFLCQRCHVTARHPPTVYEGFALRNTTSANRLIGSGCVVCHVQIHGSNAPSGKYFHR
- a CDS encoding cytochrome c is translated as MRPNVLMLVVAGLLWPAAAWSQDALVQKGQQLYAAQKCTMCHSVAGKGNPKGSLDHVGSKWKAEELREWIVNWKEMAAKHQVTRKPPMLDYSKLPKADVDALIAYLQTLK
- a CDS encoding MtrB/PioB family outer membrane beta-barrel protein encodes the protein MRNTLTMAIAGSLLASVASAQQPPPPPAFIPTAGWAGSIDFGARLNAVTGDQARFERFGDVRDGASTRITLGKETAQYAFSAEISNIGYRDQRYEASYDRQGRVKFTFLWDSTPFNYAYNSSTPWVEQSPGVFTLDRTARLLVQNRAPGVVGVAASAAQLATPSIFRDLASPLDIQSRRDTASFAGTLMATRELAINFSFASTNRTGHEPKGASFGFNVASQVAAPIDTRTNDLSAAAEWLGRQAMFRVAWDGSWFRNGIHELLVDNPVRADDTSPIDYSGYASGRGAAQSRFAAAPDNSLNTISATGLYKLPGHSNVNGTVSFATMRQNDTLIPWTSSKVIDSPAVFALFPGLASLPRSTADAKVEAVNALLTYTTRPNRFFGFTTRYRYNDHRNLTPMFDGTDYVRMDAVPEETGGPTRPFNVRQSTFDVNASFNVAPRTDLRLGYTLDDAKRTGRELSDSTDYTFRATLDTVGGPYVMVRLIYENSHRVGTGLSLETLEEAGFQPGLRTYDVADRDRDRGWLVVTLTPASIFDVSFSLAAARDRYRGDGHQFGLLDNDNTVFNVTANLRPVEKVLLGANYGRDSYDALMKARNASPLGTDYGSWIDPNRDWLLDQDEKVDNVSVYLDLLQAIARTDIRLSYDYSDSNNAYIHSGPRIQELMTSTAFRPGAPRPCTAPLTSCFEPLPTITNTWQRLKADVTYMFSRSAGLGFGYWFEKFDVSDYATVDLQPGTPRIDYLGVIGTGYGNRPYKANTGFFRILYLF
- a CDS encoding energy transducer TonB, translated to MSRLGQARIFFGGALFVAVLLIGGPQPASPPRRSMVAPPPPSSAAPLPRPWREAVRAGIPSPRKTRHVDPLYPEAARQARIEGVVILEILIDEGGRVQDARVLRSVALLDEAALDAVKQWRFSPSILDDQPVKVVLTVEVNFALRG
- a CDS encoding glycerophosphodiester phosphodiesterase produces the protein MHRALRGSRPLVFAHRGGAKAGPENTIAAFDGGLAAGADGLELDVRLSGDGEVVVIHDPTVDRTTNHRGAVSAYSAAELERFNVLGSGDGVPRLRTVLERYRDAALIIEMKDASADLALRVANLVREAGAIERVALGSFHATPLKAVRRYEPRIPTGSARDETRLALYASYAGIAPFWAGYRAFQVPELTSGQRVVSKRFVKMAHAAGLAVQVWTVDTPHDVARLLGWGVDAVISDCPEVAARAVRDWSAGVP
- a CDS encoding c-type cytochrome, with the protein product MALIVLATAVWGAAMAASARVADDPMSDGNPFKGRDIFVRKGCVSCHSIWGNGGSLGPDITVAVAGKTWDELVGDFWNHTPRMIDEVSARGYPWPSLDAQEMADVLSYLYYLRLFDEPGNAVRGADTFARLECGSCHTLGGRGGNTAGPLDRFGAYPSPTPLAQAMWNAGPRMQQEQLRRGRDIPQFTGHEMADLQAYIRSEGRRAGREVDLQPLPSPGRGAEVYRRKQCGTCHDSRGGRAPDITRAALSKTASEITGLLWNHSYAMGAMMRARGVPFPHFSGSDLSDLVAYLYFRGYLGDEGVATRGAAVFKNKGCAGCHGAGIAGAPDLASALKRADRPGLAAAMWNHAPQMHRLMAEKAPFWPKFEPGDMRDLAAYLRRLATSPENAARSGKSKS